One part of the Chryseobacterium sp. 7 genome encodes these proteins:
- a CDS encoding YciI family protein, which translates to MKEFMFYIRNAGDAKMALSANEHLAFIKKCEVYITRLKNENMLIAAQPIIREGFILSKDNEAWVKTPVDPNKEVHVGYYHIRANTMDEAIEIAKENPEFEYVPSATIEIRPIKMKEEETDFIYPSN; encoded by the coding sequence ATGAAAGAATTTATGTTTTATATCCGTAATGCCGGAGATGCAAAGATGGCTCTTTCTGCTAATGAACATCTGGCATTTATAAAAAAATGTGAAGTCTATATTACACGGCTCAAAAATGAAAACATGCTTATAGCGGCACAGCCAATCATTCGTGAAGGTTTTATACTTTCCAAAGACAATGAAGCTTGGGTTAAGACCCCTGTAGATCCTAATAAGGAAGTTCACGTAGGATATTATCATATTCGTGCCAACACTATGGATGAGGCCATTGAAATAGCGAAAGAGAACCCGGAGTTTGAATACGTTCCGTCAGCAACCATTGAAATCCGACCCATTAAAATGAAAGAAGAGGAAACCGATTTTATTTATCCGTCAAATTAA
- the clpP gene encoding ATP-dependent Clp endopeptidase proteolytic subunit ClpP, producing the protein MDIKKEFRDFSVKHLGNNGLVTDQYMGMYGPTNLTPYIMEERRLNVAQMDVFSRLMMDRIIFLGTGIDDQVANIVTAQLLFLESADPSKDIQIYINSPGGSVYAGLGIYDTMQIIKPDVATICTGMAASMGAVLLVAGEKGKRSALKHSRVMIHQPSGGAQGVASDMEINLREMLKLKQELYEIIGHHSGQTYEWVEKSSDRDYWMTSEEAKGYGMVDEVLQRSTEKK; encoded by the coding sequence ATGGACATTAAAAAAGAATTCAGAGATTTCTCTGTAAAGCATTTAGGAAACAACGGTTTGGTTACCGATCAGTATATGGGAATGTATGGCCCAACCAATCTTACTCCGTACATCATGGAAGAAAGAAGATTGAACGTTGCTCAGATGGACGTTTTCTCCCGTCTGATGATGGACAGAATTATCTTCCTGGGAACAGGTATTGATGATCAGGTAGCAAACATCGTTACGGCTCAGCTTTTATTCTTAGAAAGTGCGGATCCGTCAAAAGATATTCAGATCTATATCAACTCTCCTGGTGGTAGTGTATATGCAGGTCTAGGTATTTATGATACGATGCAGATCATTAAGCCTGATGTAGCAACTATCTGTACAGGTATGGCTGCTTCAATGGGAGCTGTATTATTAGTTGCAGGAGAAAAAGGAAAACGTTCTGCACTTAAGCACTCAAGAGTTATGATTCACCAGCCTTCAGGAGGTGCTCAGGGGGTTGCTTCTGATATGGAGATCAACTTAAGAGAGATGCTGAAATTAAAGCAGGAGCTTTATGAAATCATCGGTCATCACTCAGGTCAAACGTATGAATGGGTAGAGAAATCTTCTGACAGAGATTACTGGATGACTTCTGAAGAAGCTAAAGGCTACGGAATGGTAGATGAGGTTTTACAAAGATCTACAGAGAAAAAATAA
- the dnaG gene encoding DNA primase — translation MISKQTIDKIFSTIRVEEIVGEYVQLKRAGSNYKGLSPFHEEKSPSFVVSPSKQIWKDFSTGKGGTAISFLMEIENFTYPEALRHAAKKYGIEIEEDLREISEEAKNAQTEKDLLYKIHEVANTYFQEILWDDHEGRSIGLSYFKERELKDDIIKKFQLGYSPEKKNAFTTYALEKGYTKEILERSGLSIFPENTPAGVDRFRERVIFPIHSFSGRVLGFGARILKNNVKTAKYLNSPETEIYHKSNVLYGLNQSKQAISRKNGCLLVEGYMDVISLHMSGIENVVASSGTSLTTEQIKLIKRLTENVTILFDGDNAGIKASFRSIDMLLTEGMNIRVLLFPDGDDPDSFARKHPQEYVEKYIENEAMDFIDFKAEILLKDIGNDPIKKAEAIRDIVKSVSFVQNALKREVYLKEVSNKFGLSEQSLFNELDVQKQITQNQTHHVQQQQKEKTAAPKMEVVPLDQEKEDPFLYDVLFMENKLVEHMLAFGDIILKRRNEQGEEYQITVIEEILHHFEEEQYAFLVKGNEIIITQVREGIQKDELRSGNFFVSFMDEEITTKVVDALIPLDELENWASRNIYPPNYGDKVADQIQGDVLLHKYRYIDYLITETDKELDIYRDTDEGKYYELIKKITLLKQASMRLSNIIEYSPIKGIYGRKR, via the coding sequence ATGATTTCCAAACAGACCATTGATAAGATATTCTCCACGATCCGCGTTGAAGAGATTGTGGGTGAATACGTGCAGTTGAAAAGAGCAGGGTCTAACTATAAAGGACTCAGTCCGTTTCATGAGGAAAAGTCTCCAAGTTTTGTTGTTTCACCAAGCAAACAGATCTGGAAGGATTTCTCAACAGGAAAAGGAGGAACGGCGATCTCTTTCCTTATGGAAATTGAGAACTTTACTTATCCTGAGGCACTTCGCCACGCGGCAAAAAAATATGGAATTGAAATTGAAGAAGATCTCCGTGAAATTTCTGAAGAAGCGAAAAATGCCCAGACGGAAAAAGATCTTTTATATAAGATCCATGAGGTGGCCAATACTTATTTTCAGGAGATCCTTTGGGATGATCATGAAGGCAGAAGCATAGGGCTTTCTTATTTCAAAGAAAGAGAGTTGAAAGATGATATTATCAAAAAGTTTCAGCTTGGGTATTCTCCTGAGAAAAAGAATGCTTTTACAACTTATGCTCTGGAGAAAGGATATACGAAAGAAATTCTTGAAAGGTCAGGACTTTCTATTTTCCCCGAGAATACCCCTGCGGGAGTAGACCGATTCAGAGAAAGGGTAATTTTCCCTATTCACAGTTTTTCCGGCAGGGTTTTAGGTTTTGGAGCAAGGATTCTTAAGAATAATGTCAAAACAGCAAAATACCTCAATTCACCGGAAACAGAGATCTACCATAAATCTAACGTTCTTTATGGATTAAACCAAAGTAAACAGGCTATTTCCAGAAAGAACGGCTGTCTTTTGGTAGAGGGATATATGGATGTGATTTCGCTTCATATGTCCGGAATTGAAAATGTTGTTGCAAGTTCCGGAACTTCTTTAACTACAGAGCAGATTAAACTGATTAAAAGGCTTACGGAAAACGTAACGATTCTTTTTGATGGTGATAATGCCGGTATCAAAGCCAGTTTCCGAAGTATTGATATGCTGTTGACGGAAGGAATGAACATCCGTGTTCTTCTTTTCCCGGATGGAGATGACCCCGATTCTTTCGCGAGAAAACATCCGCAGGAATATGTGGAAAAGTACATCGAAAATGAAGCAATGGATTTCATCGACTTTAAAGCGGAAATCCTGTTAAAAGATATCGGTAACGATCCAATTAAAAAGGCAGAAGCCATTAGGGATATTGTGAAATCTGTTTCCTTTGTACAAAATGCACTGAAAAGAGAGGTTTATCTTAAAGAGGTTTCTAATAAATTCGGACTTTCTGAGCAGAGCCTTTTCAATGAACTGGATGTTCAGAAGCAGATCACACAGAATCAGACGCATCATGTTCAGCAGCAACAGAAGGAAAAAACAGCAGCTCCGAAGATGGAGGTTGTTCCTTTGGATCAGGAAAAAGAAGATCCATTTTTGTATGATGTATTGTTCATGGAGAATAAACTTGTTGAACACATGCTGGCATTTGGAGATATTATTCTGAAACGTAGAAATGAACAGGGGGAAGAATATCAGATTACAGTAATTGAGGAAATTCTTCATCATTTTGAAGAAGAACAATATGCATTTTTAGTCAAAGGAAATGAGATTATTATCACTCAGGTAAGGGAAGGTATTCAGAAAGATGAGCTTAGAAGTGGAAACTTTTTTGTATCTTTTATGGATGAAGAGATTACCACAAAGGTTGTAGATGCTTTGATTCCTTTGGATGAGCTTGAAAACTGGGCTTCCAGAAATATTTATCCTCCTAATTATGGTGATAAAGTGGCAGATCAGATTCAGGGTGATGTTTTGCTGCACAAATACAGATATATTGATTATTTAATCACAGAAACAGATAAAGAGCTAGATATATACAGGGATACTGATGAAGGAAAGTACTATGAGCTTATCAAGAAAATTACGTTATTGAAACAGGCTTCCATGCGATTGAGTAATATCATTGAATATTCACCTATCAAAGGAATCTATGGTAGAAAAAGATAA
- the tsaE gene encoding tRNA (adenosine(37)-N6)-threonylcarbamoyltransferase complex ATPase subunit type 1 TsaE — translation MQFKIKQIEDWQEVVDSIIPQLKHNILLLKGNLGAGKTTFTQFLLKNMGSKDEVNSPTYSIVNEYNTEKGKVYHFDLYRLKNIEEVYDIGIEEYLDNSFLCIIEWPEVYEEELYGLNYHTMSIVNTGENREISFD, via the coding sequence ATGCAATTTAAAATAAAACAAATCGAAGACTGGCAGGAAGTTGTTGACAGCATCATTCCCCAACTAAAACATAATATTCTTTTATTAAAGGGAAACCTGGGAGCAGGAAAAACGACATTTACTCAGTTTTTGCTTAAAAATATGGGTAGTAAAGATGAAGTAAACTCACCCACTTATTCTATTGTGAATGAATACAATACTGAAAAAGGAAAAGTTTATCATTTTGATCTTTACCGCTTAAAAAACATTGAAGAAGTGTATGATATTGGAATTGAAGAATACCTTGACAATTCTTTTTTATGCATTATCGAATGGCCGGAAGTGTATGAAGAGGAGCTTTACGGGCTTAACTACCACACAATGAGTATTGTGAACACGGGTGAAAACAGAGAAATTTCATTCGATTAA
- a CDS encoding alanine dehydrogenase — MSTNIFTPFTEEELMPKEEKLEVIKKGKQFSIGIPKETCLNERRTCITPDAVQVLVEHGHEIIIEAGAGEGSFFTDLQYSESGAKITNDPKEAFGQDLILKVNPPTEDEIEYMKPNTYLVSALQINLRDKEYFLKLAEKKINAIAFEFIVDEYKQLALVRLIGEIAGTVSILYASELLALSNGLMLGGITGVRPAEVVVLGAGIVGEFATKAAIGLGASVKVFDNSLSKLRRLHTIVDSRVPTSIIDPKELSKSLRRADVVIGALPRLNMTPIVTEDMVMKMKKGSVIIDITIDNGKVIETSELTTMEDPYVIKHGVIHCGLPNLTSRMPRTTTKAISNFFLSYILNYDEEGGFENMLIRKNEMKQSLYMYKGRHTKKIICDRFGLTYHDINLLIF, encoded by the coding sequence ATGAGTACAAATATTTTTACTCCTTTCACAGAAGAAGAATTAATGCCGAAAGAGGAAAAATTGGAGGTTATAAAGAAAGGAAAACAGTTCAGTATTGGAATTCCTAAAGAAACCTGTCTCAACGAGAGGAGAACCTGCATTACTCCTGACGCCGTACAGGTATTGGTAGAGCATGGCCATGAGATCATTATTGAAGCAGGAGCCGGAGAAGGTTCATTCTTTACAGATTTACAATATTCCGAATCTGGAGCAAAGATCACCAATGATCCTAAAGAAGCTTTCGGGCAGGATCTTATCCTAAAAGTCAATCCTCCTACAGAAGATGAGATTGAGTACATGAAACCTAATACTTATCTGGTTTCGGCACTTCAGATCAATCTTAGAGATAAGGAATATTTCTTAAAGCTTGCAGAGAAAAAAATTAATGCCATTGCTTTTGAATTTATTGTTGATGAGTACAAACAATTGGCTTTGGTAAGATTAATCGGGGAAATTGCAGGAACTGTTTCTATTTTATATGCTTCGGAATTGTTAGCCTTATCAAATGGATTAATGCTTGGAGGTATTACAGGAGTAAGACCTGCTGAAGTAGTTGTTCTGGGTGCTGGTATTGTAGGAGAATTTGCTACGAAAGCCGCAATAGGCCTGGGAGCCAGTGTAAAGGTTTTCGACAACTCTTTATCCAAACTGAGAAGACTTCATACGATTGTAGACAGCCGTGTACCGACTTCTATTATTGATCCTAAAGAACTCAGCAAAAGCTTAAGACGTGCTGATGTAGTGATTGGGGCACTTCCAAGATTGAATATGACGCCTATCGTTACAGAAGATATGGTCATGAAAATGAAAAAGGGCAGTGTAATCATTGATATTACCATAGACAACGGTAAAGTGATTGAAACCTCAGAACTCACTACCATGGAAGATCCTTATGTCATCAAACACGGTGTCATTCACTGCGGACTTCCGAACCTTACTTCAAGAATGCCAAGAACTACCACTAAGGCCATCTCGAATTTTTTCCTTTCCTACATTTTAAATTATGACGAAGAAGGCGGCTTTGAAAACATGCTGATCCGCAAAAACGAAATGAAGCAGAGCTTATATATGTACAAAGGAAGACATACCAAAAAGATCATCTGCGACCGTTTCGGACTTACGTACCACGATATCAATCTTTTAATTTTCTAA
- a CDS encoding histidine kinase, whose amino-acid sequence MEGNYYMIHDYLIFIGVFAIFLFLTVSIYLFSQNQKLKQRNTKLSETNKLIEQRLNEVRLEHIGTKLNPHLFKNILNSVQSHAYQTYMSLDKLANVLDYILYESNNKYVSPKEELNFALSLIEINKIKINPLFDFRIKSRINKSDALYEEKVFAPLISVDLIENAFKHTDFLAQDSFISIYMELENGIFTMKVSNKASLKNILEKEKSGFGSQSFDQRLKMIYSTYYQLERSSKNGIFTAELKINLGEFYDKMRYSG is encoded by the coding sequence ATGGAAGGCAATTACTACATGATTCATGATTATCTGATATTCATCGGAGTTTTTGCCATTTTCCTGTTTCTGACCGTTAGCATTTATCTTTTCAGCCAGAATCAGAAGCTGAAACAGAGAAATACCAAGTTATCAGAAACGAACAAACTTATTGAGCAACGCCTTAATGAAGTTCGTCTGGAGCATATCGGGACAAAGCTGAATCCGCATTTGTTTAAAAATATTCTTAATTCGGTGCAGTCTCATGCTTATCAGACGTATATGTCACTGGATAAGCTCGCGAATGTACTGGATTATATTTTGTATGAAAGCAACAATAAATATGTAAGCCCGAAAGAAGAGCTTAATTTCGCGTTAAGTCTTATTGAGATCAATAAAATTAAGATCAATCCACTTTTTGACTTCAGAATCAAATCAAGGATTAATAAATCTGATGCGCTGTATGAAGAAAAGGTATTTGCTCCACTAATCTCTGTAGATCTTATAGAAAATGCCTTCAAACATACGGATTTTCTGGCTCAGGATTCTTTTATTTCCATTTATATGGAGCTTGAAAACGGTATTTTCACCATGAAAGTCAGCAATAAAGCTTCTCTGAAAAATATTCTGGAAAAAGAGAAAAGCGGTTTTGGAAGCCAGTCTTTTGATCAGAGGCTTAAAATGATTTACAGTACCTATTATCAGCTGGAAAGGAGTTCAAAAAACGGAATCTTTACGGCAGAATTAAAAATCAATTTAGGGGAATTCTATGATAAAATGCGTTATTCTGGATGA
- a CDS encoding LytR/AlgR family response regulator transcription factor, with the protein MIKCVILDDELLAISYLKLLCEQIDNVEVVKAFNDPKIFLNEIDSLDCNLCILDIEMPGMTGLQVAEIISGSKKIIFTTAYKEYAAEAFDLNVVDYVRKPIKKERLIQAFEKAKELVEDPPKKTFIEWNTNIGKTVIFTEQISYIKTSEIDSRDKDIILSDGTTIVLKNLNFKNLLEMLPAKDFAQVNKKEIIALSFIKVFSTNEIITTIPTEDHTFLKLQIGDAYKNSLMELFGK; encoded by the coding sequence ATGATAAAATGCGTTATTCTGGATGATGAATTACTGGCTATCAGTTATTTGAAACTTCTATGTGAGCAGATTGACAATGTAGAAGTGGTAAAAGCCTTCAATGATCCTAAAATTTTTCTGAACGAAATAGATAGTCTCGACTGCAATCTGTGTATTCTGGATATTGAAATGCCCGGAATGACAGGGCTTCAGGTGGCTGAAATTATTTCAGGTTCCAAAAAGATCATCTTTACCACCGCTTATAAAGAATATGCCGCAGAAGCTTTTGACTTAAATGTGGTAGATTATGTAAGGAAGCCCATTAAAAAAGAAAGATTAATCCAAGCCTTCGAAAAAGCTAAAGAACTGGTAGAAGATCCTCCTAAAAAGACCTTTATTGAATGGAATACCAATATTGGGAAAACGGTTATTTTCACAGAACAGATTTCTTATATTAAAACCTCTGAGATTGACAGCAGAGATAAAGATATTATCCTCAGCGATGGTACTACCATAGTATTAAAAAACCTGAATTTTAAAAACCTTCTGGAAATGCTTCCTGCAAAAGATTTTGCTCAGGTCAACAAAAAAGAGATCATTGCACTTTCATTCATTAAAGTATTTTCAACCAACGAAATTATCACTACTATTCCTACGGAAGACCACACTTTTTTAAAGCTTCAGATTGGAGATGCTTATAAAAATTCACTAATGGAGCTATTCGGGAAATAG
- a CDS encoding cation:proton antiporter — protein sequence MNLGKYKNLIFYITTIAVFSCLMYYFIIEGQTLEVKENIVANTSSGSTWENFQESFKTNLHHPLALLLAQIVTIIMTARLFGWICMKIKQPTVIGEMIAGIVLGPSLVGMYFPEFSAFLFPKESLGNLQFLSQIGLILFMYIVGMELDLSVLRKKAHDAVVISHASIIIPFALGIGLSYFVYQEFAPDGIQFTSFALFIAISMSITAFPVLARIVQERNLQKTKLGTIVITCAAADDITAWCILAAVIAIVKAGSFTSSIYVIIMAIAYVFLMIKIVRPFLKRIGDLQAGKNSISKPMVAIFFLTLILSAYATEVIGIHALFGAFMAGAIMPENTKFRTLFIDKVEDVALVLLLPLFFVFTGLRTQIGLLNDSHLWMTAGFIILTAVLGKFAGSSLTARFVGINWKESLTIGALMNTRGLMELIVLNIGYDLGVLSPEIFAMLVIMALFTTFMTGPALDFINFIFKSKKNQDEPLHENDSKYRVLLSFDKPESGSTLLKLAHNFTHKMNGNKSITAMNIAPVDEMHAYDINEYEDSQFQNVIETSHDLNLEVTTLFKASTDIESDLTSITNKGHYDLLLIMLGKSMYEGSLLGRLLGFTTKIINPEKLLNTVKGKGNIFNNSPFDDFTLQILDKTNIPVGILVEKDFKAADKVFVPIFNLSDFYLLEYAKRLINNNNSQIIILDAAGQIRNNIEVKELIRSIEQVAPNHITLYNEKKIEKDFLNAQDLMLISSKSWKNLIDTKSLWLSDIPSTLIISNP from the coding sequence ATGAATTTGGGGAAATACAAAAATTTAATTTTCTACATTACTACCATCGCAGTCTTCTCTTGTCTGATGTATTATTTCATCATCGAAGGGCAGACGTTGGAAGTAAAAGAAAATATCGTTGCTAATACCAGCAGCGGCTCTACCTGGGAAAATTTCCAGGAATCATTCAAAACCAATCTTCACCATCCGCTTGCTTTATTATTAGCACAAATTGTCACTATCATTATGACTGCAAGACTTTTCGGGTGGATTTGTATGAAAATAAAACAGCCTACTGTAATCGGGGAAATGATTGCGGGTATTGTGCTGGGACCATCACTTGTGGGAATGTATTTTCCAGAGTTTTCGGCGTTTCTTTTCCCCAAAGAGTCATTAGGTAATCTACAGTTTCTGAGTCAGATAGGTCTTATTCTTTTTATGTACATCGTAGGAATGGAGCTGGATCTGAGTGTATTAAGAAAAAAAGCTCACGATGCAGTGGTGATCAGCCATGCCAGTATTATTATTCCTTTTGCATTAGGAATTGGGCTTTCTTATTTCGTTTATCAGGAATTTGCACCGGACGGTATCCAGTTTACTTCTTTTGCCTTATTCATCGCTATTTCGATGAGTATTACAGCATTCCCGGTACTGGCGAGAATTGTGCAGGAAAGAAACCTTCAGAAAACTAAGCTCGGAACCATTGTTATTACCTGTGCTGCAGCCGATGATATTACGGCATGGTGTATTCTTGCTGCTGTAATTGCTATTGTAAAAGCAGGCTCTTTCACAAGCTCTATCTATGTGATCATTATGGCTATTGCCTATGTATTTTTAATGATAAAAATTGTCAGACCATTCCTGAAAAGAATCGGAGACCTACAGGCAGGAAAAAATAGCATCAGCAAGCCAATGGTCGCTATTTTCTTTCTGACTCTGATCTTATCTGCATATGCTACTGAAGTAATCGGTATTCACGCTTTATTCGGAGCTTTTATGGCAGGTGCTATTATGCCGGAGAACACAAAATTCCGTACACTCTTTATTGATAAAGTAGAAGATGTGGCTTTGGTACTTTTGCTTCCGTTGTTCTTTGTGTTTACGGGACTTCGTACCCAGATCGGACTTCTAAATGACAGTCATCTGTGGATGACAGCCGGATTTATTATTCTGACTGCTGTTCTCGGAAAATTTGCAGGAAGTTCACTCACAGCCAGATTTGTAGGCATTAACTGGAAAGAAAGCCTAACAATCGGAGCTTTGATGAATACAAGAGGTCTTATGGAGCTTATTGTCCTGAACATTGGATATGATCTCGGCGTTTTAAGCCCTGAAATTTTTGCAATGCTTGTGATTATGGCACTTTTCACCACTTTCATGACAGGCCCTGCGTTAGACTTCATTAATTTTATTTTTAAATCTAAAAAAAATCAGGACGAGCCACTTCACGAAAACGATTCTAAATACAGAGTTCTTCTCTCTTTTGATAAGCCGGAATCCGGAAGCACCTTGTTGAAGCTTGCACATAATTTCACTCATAAAATGAACGGCAATAAAAGCATCACTGCTATGAATATTGCTCCGGTAGATGAGATGCATGCGTATGATATCAATGAGTATGAAGATTCTCAGTTTCAGAACGTGATTGAAACGTCTCATGATCTTAATCTGGAGGTGACTACCTTATTCAAAGCCTCTACCGATATTGAAAGTGATCTTACCAGTATTACCAATAAAGGACATTATGACCTTCTACTGATTATGCTTGGAAAATCAATGTATGAAGGAAGTTTATTAGGACGATTACTTGGCTTTACAACGAAGATCATTAATCCTGAAAAGCTTCTGAATACGGTAAAAGGGAAAGGAAATATATTCAACAATTCTCCTTTTGACGATTTTACCCTTCAAATTCTGGACAAAACCAATATTCCGGTGGGAATTTTAGTAGAAAAAGATTTTAAAGCGGCAGACAAAGTATTTGTTCCGATCTTTAATCTGAGTGATTTTTATCTTCTTGAATATGCTAAAAGGCTGATCAATAACAATAATTCTCAGATTATTATTCTGGATGCCGCAGGACAGATCCGCAATAATATTGAAGTAAAAGAACTGATAAGAAGTATAGAGCAGGTAGCTCCCAATCACATCACCCTGTACAACGAGAAAAAGATTGAGAAAGATTTCCTGAATGCTCAGGATCTGA